The proteins below come from a single Acidimicrobiia bacterium genomic window:
- a CDS encoding efflux RND transporter permease subunit, whose protein sequence is MSRIVGWLTEQSYKRAGLVVLVVLILAGSGTISAKQINQELLPDINLPLVVVVVEAPDMQPGEIVRSAIAPLEAVTAELDGLNTSQSTTTSGLGVVLLMFDFGIDLKETNAAVNEALRGVPLPPSVQTNTLMLDPATLPVVMATLEGDLSDHELLTLANNVVAPKLNRIDGVGSVEIVGGALQQISISLDREALISHGLSYEEVANVLRANNVVLPAGGVVSSSGFTPVDAVMTFSSSDALAAAAVPLPGGGTLSLGDVASIDVIESTPTGVNRSNGKPAVGLQVAKNKSGNTVAVAHDVLDVFDELADSLPAGVNINITQNQADFIEESVFDMVLKGVIGGVLAVLIVLAFLRSGRSTIVTAVSIPFSILTAIVALHLTGNTLNLMTLGGLTIAIGRVIDDSIVVLESIYRHMAAGEETHTAVTRGAREVTLAIVGATATTAAVFLPLGLVGGIIGELFLPFALAVVFALLASLLAAVTVLPALVRLLMSKGVKIHENPDDSRHGRLARMYQPILEWSLRRRGATLGISGVLLVGSLALVPTLPLVFLPDTGENTVVISVPALPGESRDVVLERAISVEGLLADYNVETYETVITGSSGGLGALSAILGGQDPNSATITATFANSNPKGRVAEDLRKRLPEEVEGGENITISTETTGFSTSSVDITISAETPEAATVLPETAAAIEAAIAEIDELVNIHSDISGAVPAIELQIDQQRAADAGFTAEQIAGAVAQLSIGEQVTVIPTENGALPVQLRVVTSQPVTANELASLPLNNEVTLGDVATPTEVARQMVLTRVDGHEAASVGAEIVADDVSAITIKVNEAVDAVQLPDGIKVYQGGVASDLDEGFTNMLLAIGASIILVYGIMAALFRSWLDPFVILFTLPLAVIGAISALWVTGSSLSINAMLGLLMLVGIVVTNAIVMLEYIIMLRTERGYSVHNALVEGAMTRLRPVLMTALATMLALIPLAFGFGGSGLISEELGRVVIGGLFSSTFLTLLVVPVVYSLMDGLKRRFTKRVRVIEETT, encoded by the coding sequence ATGAGTCGCATTGTTGGATGGCTGACAGAGCAGTCATATAAGCGTGCCGGTCTTGTGGTCCTGGTTGTTCTTATCCTCGCCGGTTCTGGCACAATTTCGGCCAAACAAATCAACCAAGAGCTGCTACCGGACATCAACCTGCCATTGGTGGTCGTAGTTGTCGAAGCCCCCGATATGCAGCCTGGGGAAATTGTACGCAGTGCCATCGCGCCGCTTGAGGCCGTTACGGCTGAACTTGACGGTCTGAACACCTCACAATCGACCACCACTAGTGGCTTAGGCGTGGTGCTGTTGATGTTTGACTTCGGAATTGACCTGAAGGAAACCAACGCCGCCGTTAATGAAGCCTTACGCGGCGTTCCGTTACCACCTTCGGTACAGACGAACACCCTGATGCTTGACCCAGCCACCTTGCCGGTGGTTATGGCCACCCTGGAGGGTGATTTAAGCGACCACGAGCTACTGACCTTGGCCAACAACGTTGTCGCGCCAAAGCTCAATCGAATCGACGGAGTCGGCAGTGTCGAAATCGTGGGCGGTGCCTTGCAACAAATCAGCATCTCACTCGATCGCGAGGCCCTAATTTCTCACGGATTGAGCTACGAAGAGGTGGCGAACGTACTGCGGGCCAACAACGTTGTACTTCCCGCTGGTGGTGTAGTCAGCAGCAGCGGATTCACACCGGTTGATGCAGTTATGACGTTTTCATCAAGCGATGCCCTAGCGGCCGCTGCAGTTCCACTTCCTGGGGGTGGAACCCTAAGCTTGGGCGACGTTGCCTCAATCGACGTTATTGAGAGCACGCCAACCGGGGTAAACCGTTCAAATGGCAAACCTGCCGTGGGGCTACAAGTAGCAAAGAACAAATCGGGTAATACCGTGGCGGTCGCACATGATGTGCTCGACGTTTTTGATGAGTTGGCCGACTCTCTACCGGCCGGTGTGAATATCAACATCACACAGAACCAAGCCGATTTCATCGAAGAGTCCGTGTTCGACATGGTGTTGAAAGGCGTTATCGGTGGGGTGCTTGCAGTCCTGATTGTGCTGGCTTTCTTGCGGAGCGGACGCAGCACCATTGTGACCGCGGTTTCTATCCCATTTTCGATCTTGACCGCCATTGTGGCCCTTCACCTGACTGGGAACACCTTAAACCTCATGACGCTAGGCGGTTTAACGATCGCCATCGGTCGAGTTATCGATGATTCGATTGTGGTGCTCGAGAGTATCTACCGGCATATGGCTGCCGGTGAAGAAACCCACACCGCGGTAACCCGAGGGGCAAGAGAAGTCACGTTAGCCATCGTGGGAGCAACCGCCACCACAGCCGCTGTTTTCTTACCGCTTGGTTTGGTCGGTGGCATCATCGGAGAGCTGTTCTTGCCCTTTGCCCTGGCCGTGGTGTTCGCCTTGTTGGCATCGCTCTTGGCAGCAGTAACGGTGTTACCCGCTTTGGTGCGTCTCTTGATGTCCAAAGGCGTGAAGATTCACGAGAATCCCGATGATTCCCGACATGGCCGTCTGGCCCGGATGTACCAGCCGATCCTTGAATGGTCACTACGCCGCCGTGGGGCAACACTCGGAATTTCTGGTGTCTTGTTAGTTGGGAGTTTGGCGCTTGTACCTACCCTCCCACTTGTTTTCCTACCCGATACTGGTGAGAACACGGTCGTAATTAGCGTGCCTGCCTTACCTGGAGAATCACGCGATGTTGTGCTTGAGCGAGCTATTTCCGTGGAAGGATTACTGGCCGACTACAACGTGGAAACCTACGAAACGGTAATTACGGGAAGCTCGGGGGGCCTCGGTGCTTTGAGCGCAATTCTGGGTGGCCAAGATCCAAACTCCGCCACTATCACGGCAACTTTTGCTAACTCGAACCCCAAAGGGCGCGTAGCAGAAGACCTACGGAAGCGGCTGCCAGAGGAAGTTGAGGGTGGCGAGAACATCACGATCTCAACGGAAACTACCGGCTTTTCAACTAGCAGCGTTGACATCACGATCAGTGCTGAAACCCCTGAAGCAGCAACAGTTTTGCCGGAAACGGCTGCTGCCATTGAAGCTGCCATTGCTGAAATTGATGAGCTGGTTAACATCCACAGCGATATTTCCGGTGCCGTTCCAGCAATTGAGCTTCAAATCGACCAGCAACGCGCCGCTGACGCTGGCTTTACCGCCGAGCAAATTGCGGGTGCCGTCGCGCAGCTGAGCATTGGTGAACAGGTAACGGTGATACCCACTGAGAACGGCGCTCTTCCGGTACAGCTAAGAGTAGTCACCTCCCAACCGGTCACCGCTAACGAGCTGGCCTCATTGCCACTTAACAACGAAGTTACCCTCGGTGATGTAGCGACACCGACCGAGGTCGCTCGACAAATGGTGCTCACCCGGGTAGACGGTCACGAAGCAGCCTCGGTCGGAGCCGAGATCGTTGCCGATGATGTGTCCGCTATCACGATCAAGGTGAATGAGGCCGTTGACGCCGTTCAGTTACCCGATGGAATCAAGGTTTACCAAGGCGGTGTGGCTAGCGACTTAGATGAAGGTTTCACCAATATGTTGCTAGCAATTGGAGCCTCAATCATCTTGGTTTATGGCATTATGGCGGCTTTGTTCCGAAGCTGGCTTGACCCATTCGTGATCCTCTTCACGCTGCCCTTGGCCGTGATCGGTGCCATCTCAGCTTTGTGGGTCACCGGATCCTCGTTGAGCATTAACGCCATGCTGGGCTTGTTGATGTTGGTTGGCATTGTGGTGACCAACGCCATTGTGATGTTGGAATACATCATCATGCTGCGTACCGAACGCGGCTATAGCGTGCACAACGCACTTGTCGAAGGTGCAATGACTCGCCTGCGTCCGGTTCTAATGACGGCTCTGGCCACCATGTTGGCCCTCATCCCGCTGGCCTTTGGCTTTGGCGGCAGCGGATTAATTTCTGAAGAGCTTGGTCGGGTGGTGATTGGTGGTTTGTTCAGCTCCACTTTCCTAACTCTCTTAGTGGTGCCGGTGGTGTATTCGCTAATGGACGGCCTAAAGCGCCGCTTCACCAAGCGAGTTCGCGTCATAGAGGAAACCACGTAG
- a CDS encoding MarR family transcriptional regulator: MTKRQHLVEALRQELRAAMTQNSGQSGPWLTVDLTMAQLKALLVLNNQGEARVGEIASLLGLSPNATTALLDQLETAGYSERRPDPADRRAVLVVLTPAGAELIAELLTANLVAFEVILEYLSLDELEDLHRGMTALMRALSEHESSLKPED, from the coding sequence ATGACTAAGCGTCAACATCTTGTAGAAGCACTGCGCCAAGAGTTGCGCGCAGCGATGACTCAAAACAGTGGTCAGTCTGGGCCCTGGCTGACCGTGGATCTGACCATGGCGCAGCTCAAGGCGCTATTGGTGCTTAATAACCAAGGCGAGGCACGCGTTGGTGAAATCGCTTCGCTGCTAGGGCTCTCACCTAACGCCACCACAGCCTTGCTCGACCAACTCGAGACTGCCGGTTACAGCGAACGGCGACCCGATCCGGCTGACCGGCGGGCGGTGTTGGTAGTGCTAACCCCCGCCGGAGCTGAGCTGATTGCCGAACTATTGACCGCCAACCTGGTGGCTTTCGAAGTGATTCTCGAGTATCTCTCACTCGATGAACTTGAAGATCTACATCGTGGAATGACAGCGCTCATGCGTGCGTTATCGGAACATGAGAGCAGCCTAAAACCAGAGGACTAG
- a CDS encoding NADPH-dependent FMN reductase, translating into MPKLMVVLGSVREVRVGKSIADWVCQEAAADGRFDVDFADLKEIDLPFMDEPTHPRLQQYTREHTKSWAERVNAADGFLFVFPEYNHSYSAPIKNALDYLNREWFRKPVGFVNWGGNSGGSRAQAALRPVVSLLGMVMTMGNIEINFPGEQITDGVFEPNEQQSTVLEAQLNEIAKLAEALAPLRG; encoded by the coding sequence ATGCCAAAACTGATGGTTGTTTTAGGAAGTGTCCGTGAAGTTCGAGTTGGTAAATCAATTGCCGACTGGGTGTGCCAAGAGGCCGCAGCCGACGGACGTTTTGATGTTGATTTTGCTGATCTGAAGGAAATTGATCTGCCCTTCATGGATGAACCAACTCATCCTAGGTTGCAGCAATATACCCGTGAACACACCAAGTCTTGGGCTGAACGGGTGAATGCCGCTGACGGGTTCCTCTTCGTGTTTCCTGAGTACAACCACAGCTACTCAGCCCCGATTAAGAATGCTCTCGATTATCTGAACCGTGAATGGTTTCGCAAGCCAGTGGGGTTTGTGAACTGGGGCGGTAACTCGGGTGGTTCACGAGCTCAAGCCGCTCTTCGGCCAGTGGTAAGCCTGTTGGGAATGGTTATGACCATGGGAAATATCGAAATTAACTTCCCCGGAGAACAAATCACCGACGGAGTCTTCGAACCAAACGAGCAGCAATCAACGGTCCTCGAGGCGCAACTGAACGAGATCGCCAAATTAGCAGAAGCATTGGCACCCCTACGAGGCTAG
- a CDS encoding GerMN domain-containing protein: MKRMRFLAVLAFIALLGAACGNDSSDSNSGTSSTTEAENSTTTLADDNNSDEPENGDDDADERSISLSAYWLDENNELRVGYTHVVAPGSPGADIVNALLDGPLDEDVELGLRTALPTDARLRSLDIIGSEVIADFSAEFAAGDDPLEAQARLAQVVYTLTQFPVVEAIEILIEGQPEATMGDSGIVIKPILARSDFEWDGEYETFAPTVLVESPRPGQLTAGNGVEVAGSAFTFEGALYLEAISATGEVLAPETYFMTDVDGENMKGTFSVWLDFDSDLLGDITLRAYDISAESGEPTGVVEVPIVRAG, translated from the coding sequence ATGAAAAGAATGCGTTTCCTAGCTGTCTTAGCGTTCATAGCGTTGCTTGGTGCCGCCTGCGGCAACGATTCTTCCGATTCTAATAGTGGCACCTCTTCCACTACCGAGGCTGAAAACAGCACCACCACGCTCGCCGATGACAACAACAGCGACGAACCAGAAAATGGTGATGACGATGCCGATGAGCGAAGCATCAGCTTGTCGGCCTATTGGCTTGACGAAAATAATGAGCTTCGGGTTGGTTACACCCACGTGGTCGCACCGGGTTCACCAGGGGCAGATATCGTGAACGCGCTATTGGACGGTCCACTTGATGAAGACGTGGAATTGGGTTTGCGTACGGCGCTGCCTACGGATGCTCGTTTGCGGTCCCTCGACATCATTGGGTCCGAAGTGATCGCCGACTTTTCTGCCGAGTTCGCCGCTGGTGACGACCCGCTAGAGGCCCAAGCACGCCTAGCTCAGGTTGTTTATACCCTCACACAGTTCCCAGTTGTGGAAGCCATCGAGATTCTGATTGAAGGTCAGCCTGAAGCGACAATGGGTGATAGTGGGATCGTGATCAAGCCGATTCTGGCTCGTTCCGATTTCGAGTGGGATGGCGAGTATGAAACCTTTGCGCCCACAGTTCTGGTGGAATCACCCCGGCCTGGTCAACTGACCGCCGGAAACGGAGTAGAAGTTGCCGGATCCGCCTTCACTTTCGAAGGGGCGCTCTATCTGGAGGCGATTTCAGCAACTGGTGAGGTGCTGGCCCCGGAAACCTATTTCATGACCGATGTCGACGGTGAGAACATGAAGGGCACTTTTTCGGTTTGGCTCGACTTTGATAGCGACCTGTTGGGCGATATCACCCTGCGCGCATATGACATCTCGGCCGAAAGTGGTGAGCCCACCGGAGTGGTTGAGGTTCCGATCGTCCGTGCGGGCTAG
- a CDS encoding DUF3516 domain-containing protein — translation MNAPLSDFLPSPNHGADPDLLLEAFTEWSETRGLTLYPAQEEAILEIYSGSNIILATPTGTGKSLVALAAHFAALAQGMRTFYTAPIKALVSEKFFALCDELGSGNVGMMTGDAAVNAEAPVICCTAEVLANLALREGEGAEVAQVVMDEFHYYAEADRGWAWQIPLLCLPQAQFILMSATLGDTKRFEDDLSRRTGYPTRTITSATRPVPLTYEYRHTALHETIETLLETNLAPVYVVHFTQASAVERAQSLMSINMCTKEEKAAIAAAIGEFRFNPGFGKALSRFLRHGIGVHHAGMLPKYRRLVERLAQDGHLKVICGTDTLGVGINVPIRTVLFTQLAKYDGVSSRILTAREFHQIAGRAGRAGFDTIGYVWAQAPEHVIENEKAVEKAAGDAKKLRKIVKKKPPTRGYVPWSEDTFTKLIAKSPEPLTSSFTVSHSMLLNVLNRPGDGCGAMRHLLVDNHETRPKQRQHIRHAISIYRSLRQAKVVEELDEPDELGRKVRLTVELQENFALNQPLSPFVLAAVPHLEHESEHYSLDVLSLVEAVLEDPGVVLSAQLNKLRTETVSRLKAEGVEYEERMAQLDQLEYPKPLREFTYNLFDEYRTLHPWVRDHNIRPKSVARDMYERAMTFSDYIRHYELARSEGLVLRYLSDAYKGLVQNVPAEAKTDEVHDLEAWLGETVRQIDSSLLDEWEELLHPDSEEAPEVRPGDLQHAAQNQPAKLSDNARAFAIMIRNEAFRWVELLSRQDYEALAEREGSPHWRSEALTEAMAPYWAEYDTVEIGNEARGSTLFALTKTKEDWRVRQGLLDPEANREWYFEAEVDLEASNEEGRAVLRLLSIERHG, via the coding sequence ATGAACGCGCCTCTATCTGACTTTTTACCGTCACCAAACCATGGGGCCGACCCTGATTTACTGCTCGAGGCTTTCACCGAATGGTCGGAAACTCGGGGCCTCACGCTCTACCCGGCCCAGGAAGAGGCCATCCTTGAAATATATTCGGGGTCCAACATCATTTTGGCCACCCCAACTGGCACCGGTAAGTCATTGGTGGCCTTAGCGGCTCATTTCGCGGCCCTGGCACAAGGAATGCGCACCTTCTACACCGCTCCCATAAAGGCGTTGGTATCCGAAAAGTTTTTTGCGCTCTGCGACGAGCTAGGTTCGGGAAATGTAGGCATGATGACCGGCGATGCTGCCGTCAATGCCGAAGCTCCGGTGATTTGCTGCACCGCTGAGGTACTGGCCAATCTGGCGCTACGCGAAGGCGAAGGGGCCGAGGTGGCCCAAGTTGTGATGGATGAATTTCACTACTATGCCGAAGCTGACCGCGGTTGGGCCTGGCAAATACCGCTGCTTTGTTTACCCCAAGCACAGTTTATTTTAATGTCGGCCACCCTGGGCGACACGAAACGCTTCGAGGATGATCTCAGCCGTCGAACCGGCTACCCCACCCGCACCATCACCAGCGCCACACGTCCCGTGCCGCTCACTTACGAGTACCGTCACACCGCTCTGCACGAGACCATAGAAACTTTGTTGGAAACCAACCTAGCCCCCGTTTATGTGGTGCATTTCACGCAGGCATCGGCGGTCGAACGAGCACAGTCGTTGATGAGCATCAACATGTGCACCAAAGAAGAAAAAGCGGCTATTGCAGCCGCTATTGGAGAGTTTCGTTTCAACCCCGGATTTGGTAAGGCTCTTTCTCGCTTTCTACGACACGGTATTGGGGTGCACCACGCCGGTATGTTGCCCAAGTACCGCCGTTTGGTGGAACGCTTGGCCCAAGACGGGCACCTCAAAGTCATCTGTGGCACCGACACCCTCGGGGTTGGCATCAACGTGCCCATTCGTACCGTGCTGTTCACGCAACTAGCCAAATATGACGGCGTGAGTTCAAGAATTTTGACGGCACGAGAATTTCACCAGATCGCTGGGCGAGCTGGTCGGGCCGGTTTCGACACCATTGGATATGTGTGGGCACAAGCACCTGAACATGTAATTGAGAATGAAAAAGCGGTTGAAAAAGCGGCTGGCGACGCTAAAAAACTTCGCAAAATAGTGAAAAAGAAACCGCCTACCCGTGGCTATGTGCCGTGGAGTGAGGACACTTTCACCAAGTTGATCGCTAAGTCGCCCGAACCCCTCACCTCAAGCTTTACGGTGAGCCACTCCATGCTCTTGAACGTGCTGAACCGGCCCGGCGATGGCTGTGGTGCTATGCGCCACCTTCTGGTTGACAACCATGAAACCCGACCCAAACAACGTCAACATATTCGTCACGCAATTTCGATATACCGGTCACTTCGCCAAGCCAAGGTGGTAGAAGAGCTCGACGAACCCGATGAGCTAGGCCGAAAAGTTCGCCTGACCGTAGAGCTGCAAGAAAACTTCGCTCTAAACCAACCATTGTCGCCCTTTGTATTGGCCGCGGTGCCCCACCTTGAACATGAGAGCGAGCACTACTCCCTCGATGTTTTGTCGCTGGTGGAAGCAGTCTTGGAAGACCCGGGGGTGGTGTTGTCGGCACAGCTCAACAAGCTCCGCACTGAAACCGTGTCTCGGCTAAAAGCAGAAGGGGTGGAGTACGAAGAGCGCATGGCCCAACTTGACCAGCTTGAATACCCCAAACCATTACGCGAATTCACCTACAACCTGTTCGATGAATACCGCACCTTGCACCCCTGGGTGCGCGATCACAATATTCGCCCCAAGTCAGTGGCTCGTGACATGTATGAACGTGCCATGACCTTTAGTGACTACATCCGCCATTACGAACTAGCTCGTTCGGAAGGCTTGGTGCTGCGTTACCTAAGCGATGCCTACAAAGGTCTGGTGCAGAACGTACCTGCCGAGGCCAAGACGGACGAGGTGCATGACCTCGAAGCCTGGCTGGGCGAAACCGTACGCCAAATCGACTCTAGCTTGTTAGACGAGTGGGAAGAGCTGCTACACCCCGACAGCGAGGAGGCACCCGAGGTTCGTCCCGGCGATCTACAACATGCCGCCCAAAATCAGCCCGCAAAACTCAGCGACAATGCGAGGGCCTTTGCCATCATGATCCGTAACGAGGCGTTTCGTTGGGTGGAGCTACTTAGCCGCCAAGATTACGAGGCTTTGGCCGAACGAGAAGGTTCTCCACACTGGCGCTCCGAAGCCTTGACGGAAGCTATGGCCCCATACTGGGCAGAGTATGACACCGTAGAAATTGGCAATGAGGCGCGTGGTTCAACACTATTTGCCTTGACCAAAACAAAAGAAGACTGGCGGGTGCGACAAGGCCTTCTCGACCCCGAAGCAAACCGAGAATGGTATTTCGAGGCCGAGGTTGACCTAGAGGCATCAAACGAAGAAGGACGCGCCGTGCTAAGACTGCTCAGTATCGAGCGCCATGGGTAG
- a CDS encoding diaminopimelate dehydrogenase, with translation MDTKIRVGIVGYGNLGRGVELAISQSPDLELQGVFSRRDPAAVQTVGETVSVYKMTELERFAAEGTIDVAILCGSSSGDLPTQTPELVRWFNTVDSFDTHANIPAYFESVDEPAKEHGHVGIISTGWDPGLFSVNRVIGEAILPEGDTYTFWGKGLSQGHSAAVRGVDGVADAVQYTVPSERAMDRARSGERPQLSTREKHVRECYVVLAEGADADAVQQTIVNMPAYFADYDTTVHFISQAELDRDHAAMPHGGFVIRSGHTADSATQTIEFSLKLTSNPSFTAAVLVAYARAAHRLADSGATGAFTPFDIAPGLLSPKSPAQLRQELL, from the coding sequence ATGGACACAAAGATTCGTGTGGGAATTGTTGGCTATGGCAACCTCGGCCGAGGGGTGGAACTGGCCATCAGCCAAAGCCCCGACTTGGAGTTGCAGGGGGTGTTTTCCAGGCGTGATCCGGCCGCGGTGCAAACCGTTGGCGAGACGGTTTCGGTGTACAAAATGACCGAGCTTGAACGTTTCGCTGCCGAGGGGACCATAGATGTAGCCATCCTGTGTGGCAGCTCCAGCGGTGATCTGCCGACTCAGACCCCCGAGCTGGTGCGCTGGTTCAACACCGTTGACAGCTTCGATACCCACGCTAATATCCCCGCCTATTTTGAAAGTGTTGATGAACCTGCCAAAGAGCATGGCCATGTGGGCATAATTTCGACCGGCTGGGACCCGGGGCTTTTTTCGGTGAATCGCGTCATTGGGGAAGCCATCCTTCCTGAAGGTGATACCTACACGTTTTGGGGAAAAGGGCTAAGCCAAGGGCATTCGGCGGCTGTTCGAGGCGTGGACGGCGTCGCCGATGCCGTGCAATACACGGTTCCGTCTGAACGCGCCATGGATCGTGCTCGAAGTGGCGAGCGGCCCCAGCTTTCGACCCGTGAAAAACACGTTCGGGAATGTTACGTGGTGCTGGCCGAGGGTGCTGATGCCGATGCGGTGCAGCAGACCATTGTCAATATGCCAGCCTATTTCGCCGATTACGACACCACCGTGCATTTCATCTCACAGGCTGAGCTTGATCGTGATCACGCCGCCATGCCACACGGCGGCTTTGTGATCCGCAGTGGCCACACCGCAGATTCGGCCACCCAAACCATAGAGTTTTCTCTGAAACTGACCAGCAACCCGTCGTTTACGGCAGCGGTTTTGGTAGCTTATGCCCGAGCCGCTCACCGCTTGGCTGATAGCGGTGCTACCGGCGCGTTCACCCCATTTGATATCGCGCCCGGCTTACTTTCACCCAAAAGTCCGGCCCAGCTTCGCCAAGAACTGTTGTAG
- a CDS encoding histidine phosphatase family protein yields MTRLLLARHGQSTWNAQGRWQGQADPPLSQLGRLQAFHASSAIGTVDVIISSDLERAHNTALIISETLGVGPVVIDSDLRERSAGEWSGLTRAEIEEAWPGYLDAGKRAPGWEDDQVVLTRLRMAFGRIEEHYQGAEILVVTHGGVIYALEADLGQPWERIANLGARQVELDAGKVTLGDRVTLVNHDEITIPDQI; encoded by the coding sequence ATGACTCGTCTTCTTTTAGCCCGTCATGGTCAATCAACCTGGAACGCGCAAGGCCGCTGGCAGGGCCAGGCCGATCCTCCGCTGAGTCAGCTGGGGCGCTTGCAAGCATTTCATGCCTCATCCGCCATTGGAACAGTAGATGTGATCATTTCCTCCGACCTCGAACGTGCCCATAACACGGCGTTAATTATTTCCGAGACCCTTGGGGTTGGCCCGGTTGTTATCGATTCCGACCTACGAGAAAGAAGCGCCGGAGAGTGGTCGGGTCTAACTCGTGCTGAAATCGAAGAGGCCTGGCCGGGCTACCTGGACGCTGGGAAACGCGCCCCGGGTTGGGAAGACGACCAGGTGGTTTTAACTCGATTGAGAATGGCCTTTGGTCGTATCGAAGAGCACTACCAGGGTGCCGAAATATTGGTGGTTACTCACGGCGGGGTTATCTACGCTTTGGAAGCTGACCTCGGACAACCGTGGGAACGCATCGCCAACTTAGGTGCACGCCAGGTTGAACTTGATGCCGGAAAAGTCACTCTCGGGGATCGTGTCACTTTGGTGAACCACGACGAGATCACGATCCCCGACCAAATTTAG
- a CDS encoding GNAT family protein, translated as MTTMLSGNQLILRPLQVADAQALTAILNTPDVAIWWEGYDYDRVLDEIVAEGDGESFGIFTEDQPEVLLGMIQYYEQDDPDYLHAGIDIFVDPARYGHGIGQRAILLLVKHLIDDLGHHRIIIDPAVNNERAIAVFQKVGFREVGVMRRYERRADGNWGDNVLLELLDTDLAG; from the coding sequence ATGACCACCATGCTCAGCGGAAACCAATTGATTTTGCGTCCCCTCCAAGTAGCTGACGCCCAGGCACTGACCGCCATTTTGAATACCCCAGATGTGGCGATTTGGTGGGAGGGTTACGACTATGACCGTGTGCTTGATGAAATTGTGGCGGAAGGCGACGGCGAGAGCTTCGGTATTTTTACCGAAGACCAACCCGAAGTCTTGCTGGGCATGATCCAGTATTACGAACAAGATGACCCCGACTACCTTCACGCTGGTATCGACATCTTTGTGGATCCGGCTCGTTATGGTCACGGAATTGGTCAGCGGGCCATTCTATTGTTGGTGAAACACCTGATTGACGATTTGGGCCACCACCGGATAATTATCGACCCGGCGGTGAACAACGAGCGTGCCATCGCAGTCTTTCAAAAGGTTGGTTTCCGCGAAGTTGGTGTAATGCGCCGTTATGAACGACGCGCCGATGGCAACTGGGGTGACAATGTGCTCCTCGAGCTTTTGGACACCGACCTAGCCGGATAA
- a CDS encoding MoaD/ThiS family protein, whose product MVNWKVEAMALLRLFASAREAAGVGTTKVDGDTVAQVLEAAVSRFGADFEAILETCQVWCNGEPTQLHQEISAEDEIAILPPISGGA is encoded by the coding sequence TTGGTTAATTGGAAGGTAGAAGCCATGGCGCTGTTGCGTTTATTTGCTTCGGCTCGAGAAGCGGCTGGTGTGGGAACGACGAAAGTTGACGGTGACACAGTTGCCCAAGTTCTAGAGGCGGCTGTTAGCCGTTTCGGTGCTGACTTCGAGGCGATTTTGGAAACCTGTCAGGTGTGGTGCAACGGTGAACCCACCCAGTTACACCAGGAAATTAGCGCCGAAGATGAGATCGCGATCTTGCCGCCAATTTCTGGAGGCGCATGA